Proteins encoded together in one Mycolicibacter minnesotensis window:
- a CDS encoding ABC transporter family substrate-binding protein yields the protein MTPSPLTPRSPGSFAKRSPGGRRVNGVVAGLVALSLALSGCTAVDITAPEGTAAVGTANDINPQNPANLRDGGNLRLSMTQFPPNFNPLHIDGNLAENAAMLKATMPRAFTIGADGSATVDTDYFTSVELTGTNPQVVTYTINPKAVWSDGTPLSWKDIASQIHATSGVDNKYAIATTNGAERVASVTRGVDDRQAVMRFAKPYAEWRGMFAGNSMLLPASMTSDPDTFNKAQLSRPGPSAGPFVLSTLDRTSQRITLVRNPAWWGRQAKLDTITYLVLDEAARMPALQNQTIDATGVATLDQLTIARRTEGIAIRRAPTPAWSHFTFNGAPGALLSDKALRLAVMRGIDRATIARVTQRGLTADPVPLNNHIYVAGQEGYQDNSAVVAYDPERAARELDELGWTLHGKFREKDGRPLVIRHLFYDASSTRQYAQVAQHNLAQIGVKLQLDAKAGGGFFTDYVNVGDFDIAQFSWVGDAFPLAGLNQISASYGEANFGKIGSPAIDAKIEETLEALDPAVARARANEVDTLLWAEGFSLPLIQTTGNVAVRSSLANFGAPGLADLDYTVIGFMKD from the coding sequence ATGACCCCTTCTCCGTTGACTCCGCGCTCACCAGGCAGTTTTGCGAAAAGGTCGCCTGGTGGACGCAGAGTCAACGGGGTGGTGGCCGGGCTCGTGGCGCTGAGCTTGGCGCTGAGCGGTTGCACCGCCGTCGACATCACCGCACCCGAGGGCACCGCCGCGGTCGGGACCGCCAACGACATCAACCCGCAGAATCCCGCGAACCTGCGCGACGGCGGCAACCTGCGGCTGTCGATGACGCAATTCCCGCCCAACTTCAATCCACTCCACATCGACGGCAACCTGGCCGAGAACGCCGCCATGCTCAAAGCCACCATGCCGCGGGCATTCACCATCGGAGCAGACGGCTCGGCGACCGTGGACACCGACTACTTCACCAGTGTTGAGCTGACCGGTACCAACCCGCAGGTCGTCACCTACACGATCAACCCGAAAGCGGTGTGGAGCGACGGCACCCCGCTGAGCTGGAAAGACATCGCCAGCCAGATCCACGCCACCAGTGGGGTCGACAACAAGTACGCGATCGCAACGACCAACGGTGCCGAGCGGGTGGCCTCAGTCACCCGCGGCGTCGACGACCGCCAGGCCGTCATGCGCTTCGCCAAGCCCTATGCGGAGTGGCGCGGCATGTTCGCGGGCAACTCGATGCTGCTGCCGGCCAGCATGACCTCGGACCCGGACACCTTCAACAAAGCTCAGCTGAGCAGACCAGGCCCCTCCGCCGGGCCGTTCGTACTCTCGACCCTGGATCGCACCAGCCAACGGATCACCTTGGTGCGCAACCCCGCATGGTGGGGCAGGCAGGCGAAGCTGGACACCATCACCTATCTGGTGCTCGACGAGGCCGCCCGGATGCCGGCGTTGCAGAACCAGACCATCGACGCCACCGGGGTGGCCACCCTGGACCAGTTGACGATCGCGCGGCGCACCGAAGGCATTGCGATCCGCCGCGCTCCGACCCCGGCCTGGAGCCACTTCACCTTCAACGGGGCACCCGGCGCCCTGCTGTCCGACAAAGCGCTGCGGCTAGCGGTGATGCGCGGTATCGACCGGGCAACGATCGCCAGGGTCACCCAACGCGGCCTGACCGCCGACCCGGTGCCGCTGAACAACCACATCTATGTCGCCGGTCAGGAGGGCTACCAGGACAACAGTGCGGTCGTGGCCTACGACCCCGAGCGTGCGGCCCGGGAACTCGATGAACTCGGCTGGACCCTGCACGGCAAGTTCCGGGAAAAAGACGGTCGCCCCTTGGTGATCCGGCACCTGTTCTACGACGCGTCGAGCACCCGGCAGTACGCCCAGGTTGCTCAACACAACCTGGCCCAGATCGGGGTGAAACTGCAGTTGGACGCCAAGGCCGGCGGCGGCTTCTTCACCGACTACGTCAACGTCGGCGACTTCGACATCGCCCAATTCAGCTGGGTCGGTGATGCATTCCCACTGGCCGGGCTGAACCAGATCTCCGCCTCCTACGGCGAGGCCAACTTCGGCAAGATCGGCAGCCCAGCGATCGACGCCAAGATCGAAGAGACCTTGGAAGCGCTCGACCCGGCGGTCGCGCGGGCCCGGGCCAACGAGGTCGACACGCTGCTGTGGGCCGAGGGCTTCAGCCTGCCGCTGATTCAGACCACCGGAAACGTGGCCGTGCGCAGCTCGCTGGCCAATTTCGGGGCGCCGGGGCTGGCCGACCTGGACTACACCGTGATCGGGTTCATGAAGGACTGA
- a CDS encoding dipeptide ABC transporter ATP-binding protein translates to MSPLLEVSDLAVTFGSGAGAVHAVRGVSYHVDAGEVVAMVGESGSGKSAAAMAVMGLLPEHAQVSGSVRLNGTQLIGLGDAAMSKFRGASIGMVFQDPMSALTPVYTVGDQIAEAIEVHQPRVSRAAARRRAVELLELVGINRPEQRARAFPHELSGGERQRVVIAIAIACDPDLLICDEPTTALDVTVQAQILDVLKTARDVTGAGVLIITHDLGVVAEFADRALVMYAGRVVEAAPVEVLYRDRRMPYTVGLLGSVPRLDARQGTRLVPIPGAPPSLTAGVDARCPFAPRCPLAADDCLVTEPDLLSVADNHSAACIHTDQVAGRSAADIYGVHTDVAAVASGESPTVLRVRDLVKTFPLTKGMLRRRAGEVRAVSGVSFDVQQGRTLAIVGESGSGKSTTLHQILELAPPQAGSIEVLGSDVAGLTRDGRRALRRDLQVVFQDPVASLDPRLPVFDLLAEPLRANGFDKAAIHARVAELLELVGLRRGDALRYPSEFSGGQKQRIGIARALALQPKILALDEPVSALDVSIQAGIINLLLDLQQQLGLSYLFVSHDLSVVKHLAHRVAVMLAGEIVEQGDADQVFGDPQHDYTRRLLAAVPQPVVNS, encoded by the coding sequence GTGAGCCCGCTGTTGGAGGTCTCCGACCTGGCAGTGACGTTCGGTTCCGGTGCCGGGGCGGTGCACGCCGTACGCGGCGTCAGCTACCACGTGGACGCCGGCGAAGTGGTGGCGATGGTCGGCGAGTCCGGCTCCGGAAAGTCCGCGGCGGCCATGGCCGTGATGGGGCTGCTGCCCGAGCACGCGCAGGTGTCGGGCTCGGTGCGGTTGAACGGAACGCAGCTGATCGGGTTGGGCGATGCCGCTATGTCGAAGTTCCGCGGCGCCTCGATCGGCATGGTGTTCCAGGACCCGATGTCGGCACTGACACCGGTCTACACCGTGGGCGATCAGATCGCCGAGGCCATCGAGGTGCACCAGCCTCGGGTGAGCCGCGCCGCGGCGCGCCGGCGTGCGGTCGAGCTGCTGGAGCTAGTCGGGATCAATCGGCCCGAGCAGCGAGCGCGGGCGTTTCCGCATGAGCTCTCCGGTGGGGAGCGGCAGCGCGTGGTGATCGCGATCGCGATCGCCTGCGACCCCGACCTGCTGATCTGCGACGAGCCCACCACCGCCCTGGACGTCACCGTGCAGGCCCAGATCCTCGATGTCCTCAAGACCGCGCGTGACGTGACCGGCGCAGGGGTGCTGATCATCACCCACGATCTGGGCGTGGTCGCGGAATTCGCCGACCGCGCACTGGTGATGTACGCCGGCCGGGTCGTGGAGGCCGCACCGGTGGAGGTCCTCTACCGAGACCGGCGGATGCCCTACACCGTCGGCCTGCTGGGATCGGTGCCGCGCCTGGACGCCCGGCAGGGCACCCGACTGGTGCCGATTCCGGGTGCCCCGCCGTCATTGACCGCGGGGGTGGACGCGCGTTGTCCGTTCGCCCCGCGCTGCCCGTTGGCCGCCGACGACTGCCTGGTGACTGAGCCCGATCTGCTCAGCGTCGCGGACAACCATTCGGCGGCGTGCATTCACACCGATCAGGTGGCCGGGCGCAGCGCCGCCGACATCTATGGCGTGCACACCGACGTGGCGGCCGTGGCCTCCGGCGAGTCCCCCACCGTGCTGCGGGTCCGCGACCTGGTGAAGACCTTCCCGCTGACCAAGGGCATGCTGCGACGGCGGGCGGGCGAGGTGCGCGCTGTGTCTGGGGTGAGTTTTGATGTGCAGCAGGGCCGCACCCTGGCGATCGTGGGCGAGTCGGGTTCGGGCAAATCCACCACCTTGCACCAAATCCTGGAGTTGGCCCCACCGCAGGCCGGGTCGATCGAGGTGCTGGGATCCGATGTCGCCGGGTTGACGCGAGACGGCAGACGCGCCCTGCGTCGTGACCTGCAGGTGGTGTTTCAGGATCCGGTGGCTTCCCTAGATCCCCGGCTTCCGGTCTTCGATCTGCTGGCCGAACCGCTGCGCGCCAATGGTTTCGACAAAGCCGCCATTCATGCCCGCGTCGCGGAACTTCTGGAGCTGGTCGGCCTGCGGCGCGGCGACGCGCTGCGCTACCCCTCGGAGTTCTCCGGCGGACAGAAGCAGCGGATCGGTATCGCCCGCGCCTTGGCGTTGCAGCCGAAGATCCTGGCGCTCGACGAGCCGGTCTCTGCCCTGGACGTGTCGATCCAGGCCGGGATCATCAACCTGCTGCTGGATCTGCAGCAGCAGCTCGGGCTGTCGTATCTGTTTGTGTCGCATGATCTATCGGTGGTCAAACACCTGGCGCACCGGGTCGCGGTGATGCTCGCCGGGGAGATCGTCGAGCAGGGCGACGCCGACCAGGTGTTCGGCGATCCGCAACACGACTACACCCGGCGCCTGTTGGCCGCTGTTCCGCAACCGGTGGTGAATTCATGA